TTTACCTCTCCTCTACCATTTACTGTAGATATTAACATTCCTCCATGTCTGTTTCCTTGCAAATTTAATGTAATATTATGTTTGTCATTTTTTAATTCGTGACTCATAATTGAAGCCATTGTACTCAATCTTCCCAACGCAGCAGATGCTGTTGCTGATGTATTATGAATATCTCTAACCGATTGTACTAATTCCGTTGAATCAACAATTATAAATCTAAATGATTCTGTAGAATCGGTAGCAATATATAATTTATTTATCATATAACCTCCAAATAAAAAACCCCCTAAAAAGGGGCATATTAATAATATTTTATTATAATTTTTTTACATTACAAGCTTGAAGACCTCTAGGTCCATCGGCGATATCAAATTCAACTTCTTGATTTTCTTCTAGTTTCCTATATTCGCCGTTATCTTCCAATGCAGTATAATGCACAAACACATCTCCATGATCTTCTGTTGAGATAAATCCGAAGCCTTTTGTAGCATTAAACCATTTTACAGTCCCTTTTGTCATATTTCCTCCAATATTTAACGTAGTTTTCATTTACTATATTA
This Finegoldia magna ATCC 53516 DNA region includes the following protein-coding sequences:
- a CDS encoding cold-shock protein; translation: MTKGTVKWFNATKGFGFISTEDHGDVFVHYTALEDNGEYRKLEENQEVEFDIADGPRGLQACNVKKL